In Paenibacillus algicola, a genomic segment contains:
- a CDS encoding FadR/GntR family transcriptional regulator yields the protein MDPVKVETEKGHELVRKAILAQIEEGRLLPGQKLPSVVDLSTSFGVGRSTIREALSALKATGWIQVKHGGGTFVHQVLPSSQSSSLDPFKESKNVKELLEVRIWLESGSAAYAAERRNEEDLKKLKQIMAHMEQALAANDTRMSEQADIEFHLAVAAASHNELLNTLMSSLACRLTETMGKTRQLWFFKNQSSAALLLQEHQSIFDAISAQDSRLASQLIQSHLLKAADVLNQGILQD from the coding sequence ATGGATCCGGTAAAGGTAGAAACGGAAAAAGGACATGAGCTTGTGCGCAAGGCTATTCTTGCCCAGATTGAAGAAGGCCGCCTGCTTCCGGGGCAAAAGCTGCCGTCTGTCGTAGACCTCAGCACCTCCTTTGGCGTAGGCCGCTCTACGATTCGAGAAGCGTTGAGCGCACTTAAGGCTACGGGCTGGATTCAGGTTAAGCATGGCGGAGGCACTTTTGTACATCAAGTGCTGCCCTCCTCACAGAGCAGCTCGCTGGATCCTTTTAAGGAATCGAAGAACGTTAAAGAATTACTGGAGGTCCGGATATGGCTTGAAAGCGGCAGTGCGGCATACGCGGCCGAGCGCCGGAACGAGGAGGATCTGAAGAAGCTAAAGCAGATTATGGCGCACATGGAGCAAGCGCTGGCCGCGAATGATACACGAATGAGTGAGCAAGCGGATATTGAGTTTCATCTGGCAGTAGCTGCGGCCTCCCATAACGAGCTGCTTAATACATTGATGAGCTCCCTCGCCTGCAGGCTGACCGAAACGATGGGCAAAACTCGTCAGCTGTGGTTTTTCAAAAACCAGTCTTCCGCCGCATTGCTACTACAAGAGCACCAATCAATATTTGATGCCATATCAGCTCAAGACAGCAGGCTGGCCAGCCAGCTCATCCAGTCTCATCTGCTTAAAGCGGCTGACGTACTGAACCAGGGGATCCTGCAGGACTAG
- a CDS encoding FAD-binding oxidoreductase, whose protein sequence is MLNETAVRQLRECVGETYFRTDQEALIAHSYDGTPMLQALPDGVIYPKSTEQVSEIMKIASSHRIPVVTRGSGSNLCGGTVPLQGGIVMVMHRMNRILEVDLDNLTAVVQPGVITGQLISHVEGLGLFYPPDPSSMKISTIGGNIAECSGGLRGLKYGTTKDYVLGLTAVRADGSILVTGGKLTKDVAGYDLTKLLVGSEGTLAVITEAILKLIPYPKTKKTMVAMYKDIYGAARTVSSIIQQQIIPATLEILDHPTIRVVDDFANIGLPLDMAAILIIEQDGEPEVVERDIAKIQQICREELADRIEVAQDRQEAEQLLTARRSAFTALARLRPTTILEDATVPRSKIAEMILRTNAIAQKYNVNIATFGHAGDGNLHPTATTDARDLEEVHRVEEAFAEIFEAAIELGGTITGEHGVGVVKAPYLEWKVGEAGIEVMQGIKHAFDPLNILNPDKIFAKERKKRVVIQRG, encoded by the coding sequence ATGTTGAATGAAACAGCGGTAAGACAATTGAGGGAGTGCGTAGGAGAGACCTATTTTCGGACGGATCAGGAGGCTTTAATTGCCCATTCCTATGACGGAACGCCCATGCTGCAGGCTTTGCCTGATGGTGTTATTTATCCGAAGTCCACAGAGCAGGTTTCAGAAATTATGAAAATTGCCAGCAGCCATCGAATTCCGGTTGTAACGAGAGGCTCAGGCTCCAATCTTTGCGGAGGTACAGTGCCCTTGCAAGGCGGCATTGTGATGGTCATGCACCGCATGAACCGCATTCTGGAAGTAGATTTGGACAACTTGACGGCCGTAGTCCAGCCTGGCGTCATTACCGGACAACTGATTTCCCATGTGGAAGGACTGGGGCTGTTCTATCCCCCGGATCCAAGCAGTATGAAGATCTCGACCATCGGCGGTAATATTGCTGAATGCTCGGGAGGTCTAAGAGGCTTGAAGTACGGAACAACGAAGGATTATGTGCTTGGCTTAACCGCGGTACGGGCTGATGGCTCCATCCTGGTTACGGGTGGGAAATTGACCAAGGACGTTGCCGGATACGACCTGACGAAGCTGCTGGTGGGCTCGGAAGGAACCCTGGCTGTCATTACAGAAGCGATTCTCAAGCTGATTCCTTACCCCAAGACCAAGAAAACAATGGTTGCCATGTACAAGGATATTTATGGCGCGGCGCGTACCGTATCCAGCATCATTCAACAGCAGATCATTCCGGCGACCTTGGAAATTCTGGATCATCCGACGATTCGGGTGGTGGATGACTTCGCTAACATCGGCCTGCCGCTGGATATGGCGGCTATTCTCATCATTGAGCAGGATGGGGAGCCTGAGGTGGTGGAGCGGGATATTGCGAAAATACAGCAGATCTGCAGGGAAGAGCTGGCGGACCGAATCGAGGTCGCACAGGATCGGCAGGAAGCGGAGCAGCTGCTGACGGCCAGACGGAGCGCATTTACTGCACTGGCCCGTCTGCGTCCGACGACCATTCTGGAGGACGCCACGGTTCCCCGTTCGAAGATTGCCGAAATGATTCTGCGGACCAACGCGATCGCTCAGAAGTACAATGTAAATATCGCAACCTTCGGGCATGCCGGGGATGGAAATCTGCATCCGACGGCCACGACCGATGCAAGGGATCTGGAAGAAGTGCATCGGGTGGAGGAGGCATTTGCAGAAATTTTCGAGGCTGCTATTGAGCTTGGCGGGACGATTACCGGCGAGCATGGAGTGGGTGTGGTGAAAGCACCTTATCTGGAATGGAAGGTTGGAGAAGCCGGCATAGAAGTGATGCAAGGCATTAAGCATGCTTTTGATCCATTGAACATTCTGAATCCCGATAAAATATTTGCGAAGGAACGTAAGAAAAGGGTGGTGATACAGCGTGGATAA
- a CDS encoding (Fe-S)-binding protein has protein sequence MDKTTGKPAVQHKNPLARTLLEKLDYDQLTNCMRCGFCLPACPTFSETGMEPASPRGRIAMMKAAVDGIMVPDQQFEDQMSLCLGCRACEPACPADVKYGQLIEQTREAIEEHASHSLPVKVVRRTVFKHLFPKRGSLKLLGGSLSLYQKSGLRRAVRSTGMMKLLPRSLSEMEAVLPEASSKGVVERLGTFYPAQGEPIAKVALFRGCIMDVMFANTNVNTVELLSAAGFDVYIPESQVCCGALHAHSGEMKDARKLAATNIDTFKQLEIDYIVSNAGGCGALLVEYDHLMQEDAAYRDPAQWFASRVVDVSTLVVEKGRIPTFAQPEAPLQDSKLKVTYQDSCHLRNVMKGASAPRVLMKQVANTEFVEMAEADRCCGSAGIYNIVQPEMAGSILEHKMEHANNTQAGFMLTSNPGCLLQMKLGIEQHSCNHDMQAMHIVDFLHERMVKSQ, from the coding sequence GTGGATAAGACAACAGGAAAACCGGCCGTCCAGCATAAGAATCCTCTCGCCCGGACGTTACTGGAGAAGCTGGACTATGATCAGCTCACGAACTGTATGCGCTGCGGCTTCTGCTTGCCGGCTTGTCCGACCTTTAGCGAAACAGGCATGGAGCCTGCTTCTCCCCGCGGACGCATTGCGATGATGAAGGCGGCGGTGGACGGCATTATGGTGCCGGACCAGCAGTTTGAGGATCAGATGAGTCTGTGTCTGGGCTGCCGTGCCTGTGAGCCGGCTTGTCCGGCAGATGTAAAGTACGGTCAATTAATTGAACAGACCCGGGAAGCGATCGAGGAGCATGCTTCTCACTCACTGCCGGTGAAGGTCGTTCGCCGAACCGTATTCAAGCACCTGTTCCCCAAACGAGGCAGCTTGAAGCTGCTCGGAGGATCGCTCTCGCTGTATCAGAAATCCGGCCTTCGAAGAGCCGTGCGCTCCACAGGCATGATGAAGCTGCTTCCCCGATCCCTATCGGAGATGGAGGCTGTACTGCCGGAGGCCAGCTCGAAGGGCGTCGTGGAGCGCCTTGGTACTTTTTATCCGGCCCAGGGTGAGCCGATTGCCAAGGTTGCCCTGTTTCGCGGCTGTATTATGGATGTGATGTTCGCAAATACCAATGTCAACACCGTGGAGCTGCTATCTGCTGCCGGGTTTGATGTGTACATTCCTGAAAGCCAGGTCTGCTGTGGGGCGCTTCATGCCCATAGTGGAGAAATGAAGGATGCCCGAAAGCTGGCTGCCACGAACATTGATACCTTCAAACAGCTGGAAATCGACTACATTGTATCGAACGCAGGCGGCTGCGGGGCACTGCTTGTGGAGTATGACCATCTGATGCAGGAGGATGCAGCGTACCGGGATCCAGCCCAATGGTTCGCTTCAAGAGTGGTGGATGTCAGCACACTGGTCGTTGAGAAGGGGCGAATTCCGACCTTTGCACAGCCTGAAGCTCCTTTGCAGGACAGCAAGCTAAAAGTGACGTATCAGGACTCCTGTCATCTGCGCAATGTGATGAAAGGGGCCAGCGCCCCGCGCGTGCTGATGAAGCAGGTAGCTAATACGGAATTCGTGGAAATGGCAGAAGCGGACCGCTGCTGCGGGTCTGCCGGGATTTATAATATCGTACAGCCCGAGATGGCGGGCTCGATTCTTGAGCATAAAATGGAGCATGCCAATAACACGCAGGCGGGCTTCATGCTAACGAGTAACCCTGGCTGTCTGCTGCAGATGAAGCTGGGCATTGAACAGCATTCATGTAATCATGACATGCAGGCGATGCATATTGTTGATTTTTTACACGAGCGAATGGTCAAATCGCAATAA
- a CDS encoding MurR/RpiR family transcriptional regulator, with protein sequence MNLNDNILIKIRDMRDSLTPVERLVGDYILENKEEIPHLSIKELAQASKTSDASVLRFCKTMGYSGYRNFIVSISASLGSLDEDTKAQYTDIQPGDDLSIIISNISLNNCKSIEDTLRVVDRQEIAKAVEVLCHSKRIVFFGIGASGIVGMDGEQKFSRINKMCHAYTDGHSQLTAATLLTEEDVAIFISNSGATSDIIDALIIAQKNKATCIAITKYNKSELAVRADIVLSISTPEITIRSGAMGSRIAMLTIIDILFAGVASAEYDQVKASLTKTHNILKKKLRY encoded by the coding sequence ATGAATTTAAATGACAATATATTAATCAAGATTCGTGACATGAGAGACAGCTTGACTCCGGTGGAACGACTGGTGGGGGATTACATTCTGGAGAACAAGGAGGAAATCCCTCACTTGTCAATCAAAGAATTGGCCCAAGCCAGCAAGACCAGTGATGCCTCCGTCCTGCGTTTCTGCAAAACGATGGGCTACAGCGGCTATCGCAATTTTATAGTGAGTATATCCGCTTCTTTAGGCTCGCTGGATGAGGATACAAAAGCCCAGTATACCGATATTCAGCCAGGGGATGACCTCTCGATCATTATTTCGAACATCTCACTGAATAACTGCAAGTCGATCGAAGACACACTTCGTGTCGTGGACCGGCAAGAGATTGCAAAAGCGGTGGAAGTGCTGTGTCATAGCAAGAGAATTGTTTTCTTTGGCATCGGGGCTTCCGGGATTGTAGGGATGGACGGCGAGCAGAAATTTTCCCGGATTAACAAGATGTGTCATGCCTATACGGATGGCCACAGCCAGCTTACAGCAGCCACCTTACTTACAGAAGAGGATGTTGCCATCTTCATCTCGAACTCGGGGGCAACCAGTGATATTATTGATGCCCTGATTATTGCGCAGAAGAACAAAGCTACCTGTATTGCGATTACGAAATACAATAAGAGTGAGCTGGCTGTGCGGGCGGATATTGTTCTCAGCATATCAACACCTGAAATCACCATTCGCAGTGGCGCAATGGGCTCGCGCATCGCCATGCTGACGATCATTGATATTTTGTTTGCGGGTGTCGCGAGTGCGGAGTACGACCAGGTTAAAGCGTCCTTAACCAAGACCCATAATATTTTAAAAAAGAAGCTCCGATATTAG
- the murQ gene encoding N-acetylmuramic acid 6-phosphate etherase, whose translation MNDYLAGLTTEAVNPDTLLIDECTTEEMVQLMNQQDALVFAAIAKETPQIAKAVDVLHHRLSAGGRMFYIGAGTSGRLGVLDASECPPTFGTDPSLVQGYIAGGDTALRNAVEGCEDDEEGGVALIESIGVTDRDVVVGISASGSAKFVIGALTKARQLGAATLGVCNNKGSKLEPIVDICISPVVGPEVISGSTRLKAGTAQKLVLNMLTTCTMVKLGKTYNNLMVDLKASNIKLVDRSIRIIVKTTGVDPAAAAETLEKAGMNCKLAIMMIKTGLEAKAAEQALNANGGRLKQAIVSLI comes from the coding sequence ATGAATGATTACCTTGCGGGGCTAACGACAGAGGCCGTGAATCCAGACACCTTGTTGATTGATGAATGCACCACAGAAGAAATGGTCCAGTTAATGAATCAACAAGATGCTCTGGTATTCGCAGCCATCGCTAAAGAAACTCCGCAGATTGCAAAGGCGGTAGACGTGCTGCATCACAGGCTGTCTGCTGGTGGGAGAATGTTCTATATCGGAGCCGGCACATCGGGAAGGTTAGGGGTATTAGATGCTTCTGAATGTCCTCCTACCTTTGGTACAGATCCTTCCCTGGTGCAGGGATATATCGCTGGCGGTGACACGGCTTTACGGAATGCGGTTGAAGGCTGTGAAGACGATGAAGAGGGGGGAGTCGCCTTAATCGAGAGTATTGGTGTAACCGACCGGGATGTGGTGGTTGGCATTTCGGCAAGCGGCAGTGCGAAATTCGTGATTGGAGCACTGACGAAGGCCCGGCAGCTTGGAGCAGCAACCCTCGGTGTGTGTAACAACAAAGGCTCCAAGCTTGAGCCCATCGTAGATATTTGCATCTCACCGGTTGTAGGTCCCGAGGTCATTAGCGGTTCAACCCGGTTGAAGGCAGGCACGGCGCAGAAGCTGGTGCTCAATATGCTGACAACATGTACCATGGTCAAGTTAGGCAAAACGTATAACAATTTAATGGTGGATCTAAAGGCCAGTAACATCAAGCTGGTCGACCGCTCCATTCGCATTATCGTGAAGACGACGGGCGTCGATCCCGCAGCGGCTGCCGAGACACTGGAGAAGGCAGGCATGAATTGCAAGCTGGCCATCATGATGATCAAGACGGGGTTAGAGGCGAAGGCAGCAGAACAAGCGCTGAACGCAAATGGCGGACGGCTGAAGCAAGCGATTGTATCACTGATTTAA
- a CDS encoding ABC transporter substrate-binding protein produces MKTKKVFTLFMSAIMMVSLLSACGGSAAESENAGQGGSGGAEQDTITALLPPVSANYQARFSDMEKEFNALYPHLTLKIEPASWEDMTQKLDTQVNAGSPPDIAWVGSTAISKYAALDVLLDLNPVLSDEVKADYDEVAMKYFQLGDAQYGLPAYLAIHSIGGNKKFLEEAGVDWKNVQQNGWTYDEFREAINNGVVKSDSGETSRYGFVFATSGVTSKDYLSIMAKSAGLPEYFDEDLKFTYTSKNFLGLLEAIRQMIDDGSMPKELSSIDAGKRWNMFLTGQTMITGKGLASFENSARLNNEKIKANDGSAVADSIEAEYIVLPVPTFNGADYVPTSVVDGYVALRGKKEPSEEHVKNIGLAIHFLSSGSIAANYSNELFLSPITESARNSEVLEEYPRNEDNVKADEAMMAKAVPARTDIPTDKAAEAIKIETEVIVPKLQALLANEISPQEMYDAVKAAAIKSFGEDGVVAD; encoded by the coding sequence ATGAAAACGAAAAAGGTGTTCACGTTATTTATGTCAGCAATCATGATGGTTTCGCTGTTATCGGCTTGCGGAGGCAGCGCTGCAGAATCTGAGAACGCCGGACAAGGAGGCAGCGGCGGTGCCGAGCAAGATACCATTACCGCACTCCTGCCGCCGGTCTCCGCGAATTACCAGGCCCGTTTTTCGGATATGGAAAAAGAATTTAATGCCCTCTATCCTCACCTGACACTGAAAATCGAACCGGCGAGCTGGGAGGACATGACGCAGAAGCTGGATACACAAGTGAACGCAGGCTCTCCTCCCGATATTGCCTGGGTCGGCTCTACAGCCATCTCCAAATACGCAGCACTGGACGTGCTTCTGGATCTGAATCCGGTGCTCTCCGACGAAGTGAAGGCAGATTATGATGAGGTGGCCATGAAATACTTCCAATTGGGAGATGCTCAATATGGCTTGCCGGCTTACCTGGCTATTCACTCCATCGGGGGTAACAAGAAGTTCCTGGAGGAAGCTGGTGTCGATTGGAAGAACGTTCAGCAAAATGGCTGGACCTATGATGAATTCCGTGAAGCCATCAATAACGGTGTAGTTAAAAGTGACAGCGGGGAAACAAGCCGCTACGGATTTGTCTTCGCTACTTCCGGCGTAACATCCAAAGACTACTTGAGCATCATGGCGAAATCCGCCGGACTGCCGGAGTACTTCGATGAAGATCTGAAGTTCACCTATACCAGCAAAAATTTCTTAGGTCTGCTGGAAGCCATTCGTCAAATGATTGATGACGGCTCCATGCCTAAAGAGCTCAGCTCGATCGATGCCGGCAAGCGCTGGAACATGTTCCTGACGGGCCAAACGATGATCACCGGTAAGGGCCTGGCCAGCTTTGAGAACTCTGCTCGACTGAACAATGAAAAAATCAAAGCAAATGATGGTTCTGCCGTAGCAGATTCCATTGAAGCCGAGTACATTGTACTGCCTGTGCCAACCTTCAACGGTGCTGACTACGTTCCTACCTCGGTCGTGGATGGTTACGTTGCCCTGCGCGGTAAAAAAGAGCCATCCGAGGAGCATGTCAAGAATATCGGCCTGGCCATCCATTTCCTGTCCTCCGGTTCCATCGCGGCGAACTACAGCAATGAGCTGTTCTTGTCGCCAATCACAGAATCTGCACGTAATTCGGAAGTTCTCGAGGAATATCCTCGTAACGAAGATAATGTGAAAGCCGACGAGGCTATGATGGCTAAAGCGGTTCCGGCTCGTACAGATATTCCAACGGATAAGGCGGCTGAAGCGATTAAGATCGAGACCGAAGTCATCGTCCCTAAACTGCAGGCATTACTTGCCAATGAAATTTCTCCGCAAGAGATGTACGATGCCGTTAAAGCGGCTGCTATCAAATCCTTTGGTGAAGATGGCGTGGTAGCAGACTAG
- a CDS encoding carbohydrate ABC transporter permease codes for MNQILTKRKKLKLESDTGWGYAFIAVALIAFSLFTAYPVINAFMISLQEYRPLGSTYVGLENFVNSFSDELFWKALKNTLVYTLLTVPFNIFLSFLIAILIIPFKKRTQTIFKAVYYLPAVASGVSLAVVWLWIFDPLKSGIANQVVGFFGIDNQNWLGSSATAMFSLVLMSWLSSHGTAIIIYLAALLGIDNSYYEAADIDGATFLQKLWFIVIPFLKPTTLFLLVTGVIGSFQVFQNAYLMTGGGPDHSTTMVGLLIFNNAFTYFEFGEAAAQSLLLALVIAFISYFQFKVLGKDIEY; via the coding sequence ATGAATCAAATATTGACCAAACGAAAAAAATTAAAGCTCGAAAGTGACACGGGTTGGGGTTACGCGTTTATCGCCGTAGCGCTGATTGCTTTTTCCTTATTTACCGCCTATCCGGTCATCAATGCATTTATGATCAGCCTGCAGGAATATCGTCCACTGGGGTCCACCTATGTCGGCCTGGAGAACTTCGTTAACTCCTTTTCAGACGAGCTGTTCTGGAAAGCACTGAAAAACACTTTAGTGTACACCCTGTTAACCGTTCCGTTTAATATTTTCCTGTCCTTTCTGATCGCAATTCTCATTATCCCGTTCAAGAAAAGAACACAGACGATTTTCAAGGCGGTATACTATTTGCCGGCTGTTGCGTCAGGAGTTTCGCTTGCGGTGGTTTGGCTGTGGATCTTCGATCCCTTGAAATCGGGGATTGCCAATCAAGTGGTCGGCTTCTTTGGAATTGATAATCAGAACTGGCTGGGCTCCAGTGCGACGGCCATGTTCTCCCTTGTCTTAATGTCCTGGCTCTCCAGTCATGGTACAGCAATAATTATCTATCTGGCTGCACTGCTCGGAATTGATAACAGCTACTATGAAGCAGCAGACATTGACGGCGCGACTTTTTTGCAAAAGCTGTGGTTTATCGTTATTCCTTTCCTTAAGCCAACAACGCTGTTCCTGCTGGTTACAGGGGTCATTGGTTCCTTCCAGGTATTCCAGAACGCCTATCTGATGACAGGCGGCGGACCAGACCATTCCACAACCATGGTAGGATTGTTGATCTTTAACAATGCGTTCACATATTTCGAGTTTGGTGAGGCGGCGGCCCAATCCCTGCTGCTGGCCCTTGTTATTGCATTCATCTCCTACTTCCAATTCAAGGTTCTAGGTAAAGATATAGAGTACTAA
- a CDS encoding carbohydrate ABC transporter permease → MGLFNNSIKSKGSLFARNGLIITFLLLFAAATIFPIYFMIISSFGDPVEAGAMSYSIIPSKISFESYSFFFNFSPHSWDWLVNSFIVAACITVSNVLFATLAGYAFAKMKFKGKNILFAILLGSMMIPTQVTQVPLYILIVNIFELQNTYTALIMPSLVTVYNIFLVKQFMSSIPVEIIEAAKIEGCSQPKIFWHIIMPLSKTVMAVLAILTFMAAWNDFFWPFLVTNTMDMQTIQVGLKNFRFANTTYFAPMMAGATISAVPMFVLFFSLQKYFLEGVTVGAVKG, encoded by the coding sequence ATGGGTTTGTTCAACAATAGTATTAAAAGCAAAGGGTCTCTGTTCGCCCGCAATGGTCTGATCATTACATTTCTGCTTCTCTTTGCCGCAGCGACGATTTTTCCGATCTACTTTATGATCATTTCCTCGTTCGGGGATCCGGTTGAGGCGGGGGCCATGAGCTACTCGATCATCCCTTCCAAAATTTCATTTGAATCGTATTCGTTCTTCTTTAACTTCAGTCCGCATTCATGGGACTGGCTCGTCAATTCCTTTATTGTGGCTGCGTGCATTACGGTATCTAACGTACTTTTCGCTACTTTGGCGGGATATGCTTTTGCAAAAATGAAATTTAAAGGAAAAAACATCTTGTTCGCGATTCTGCTGGGCTCCATGATGATCCCGACACAAGTAACACAGGTTCCGCTCTATATCTTGATCGTGAATATATTTGAATTGCAGAATACCTACACGGCGCTGATTATGCCGAGCCTGGTTACGGTGTACAACATTTTTCTGGTGAAGCAGTTCATGTCCTCCATTCCGGTTGAAATTATTGAGGCTGCAAAAATTGAAGGCTGTTCTCAGCCTAAAATCTTCTGGCATATCATTATGCCCCTGTCCAAAACCGTCATGGCTGTACTCGCGATTCTGACATTTATGGCAGCATGGAATGACTTCTTCTGGCCATTCCTGGTGACCAATACAATGGACATGCAAACGATTCAGGTGGGCCTTAAAAACTTCCGCTTTGCCAATACGACGTACTTTGCGCCTATGATGGCGGGAGCAACAATTTCTGCAGTGCCGATGTTCGTGCTGTTCTTCAGCTTGCAAAAGTATTTCCTTGAAGGAGTAACCGTGGGAGCGGTGAAGGGCTGA
- a CDS encoding anhydro-N-acetylmuramic acid kinase: protein MNHSSPSRNVTYLVGLMSGTSVDGIDAAVIQIAQRPGQEHGIEVELLAFENTPYPVHVRNSIFQLFDVTKATVDKVGAMNMWLGELYARAALSVIDQSGLEPSQIAAIGSHGQTIYHAPEKNMMDGYNLHCTIQIGEGALIANRTGIPCVSDFRVADMAASGQGAPLVPFTEYLLFAHPETTSLLQNIGGIGNVTVLPANASPEEVYAFDTGPGNMIMDALVSRLFPPMTMDAGGSIAASGQVIDALLEWMQQDEYYTLPLPKSTGRERFGQQYADQIVEMMKARNWKAEDVIATSTRLTAWSIADSYERYIAPQHQAHQLLIGGGGSYNPTLLRDLRQLFAPYGVQVLTQEDLGGNSDAKEAVAFAVLAYYTMKRLPNNIPQVTGASQPAVMGKISWP, encoded by the coding sequence ATGAATCACTCCTCTCCGAGTCGCAATGTAACCTACCTCGTTGGCCTTATGTCCGGAACGTCGGTAGACGGTATAGATGCCGCGGTCATTCAGATAGCGCAAAGGCCCGGACAAGAGCATGGAATCGAAGTGGAATTACTGGCCTTTGAGAACACGCCATATCCGGTGCATGTCAGAAATTCGATATTTCAGCTGTTTGATGTAACCAAGGCTACGGTCGATAAAGTAGGCGCTATGAATATGTGGCTGGGCGAGCTTTACGCCCGGGCCGCGTTATCGGTCATCGACCAGAGCGGACTTGAGCCATCACAGATTGCTGCCATCGGATCGCACGGCCAAACGATCTACCACGCTCCGGAAAAGAACATGATGGACGGCTATAACCTGCACTGTACGATTCAGATTGGCGAAGGTGCATTAATTGCGAACCGCACCGGGATTCCCTGCGTCTCCGACTTTCGGGTTGCTGACATGGCGGCAAGTGGACAAGGGGCACCGCTGGTGCCCTTTACTGAATACTTGCTGTTCGCCCACCCGGAGACCACATCGCTGCTGCAAAATATCGGCGGTATAGGCAACGTGACCGTTCTGCCTGCGAATGCTTCTCCGGAGGAGGTGTACGCTTTCGATACGGGACCTGGAAACATGATTATGGATGCCTTGGTATCCAGGCTGTTTCCTCCCATGACGATGGATGCCGGCGGCAGCATTGCTGCAAGCGGTCAAGTCATTGATGCGCTACTGGAGTGGATGCAGCAGGATGAATATTATACGCTGCCCCTGCCGAAATCAACAGGCCGGGAACGGTTTGGACAGCAATATGCGGATCAGATTGTGGAGATGATGAAGGCGCGTAACTGGAAGGCTGAGGATGTGATTGCTACTTCTACGCGCTTGACGGCATGGAGCATTGCGGACAGCTATGAACGGTATATTGCACCCCAGCATCAGGCTCATCAATTGCTGATTGGCGGCGGGGGCAGCTACAATCCAACCCTGCTGCGCGATTTGCGGCAATTATTCGCTCCTTATGGCGTGCAGGTGCTGACCCAGGAGGATCTTGGCGGCAATAGTGATGCCAAGGAAGCCGTGGCATTTGCGGTGCTGGCCTATTATACGATGAAGCGCCTGCCGAATAATATTCCACAAGTTACGGGGGCATCGCAGCCCGCAGTCATGGGCAAGATTTCCTGGCCCTGA